Sequence from the Longimicrobium sp. genome:
CGGCTATGGGCGCAATCGCGCGGCTGGCAGAGTGCCATATCCACCGCTGATTGAAACGGACCTATCCCCACTTGAGGGACAGGATGCGCTCACCTTCCTCGAACTGATTGAATTACTGTACATCCGCGCGTTCCTTCGCGCTGGTGTCTCGTGGAAGACGGTTAAGACTGCGGCTAATGTCGCTGCCCGCATGTTCGACTCGAAACATCCGTTCGCCCTCCGGCGACTGTATGTCGATCCGAAGGCGGTTTTTGCAGGCGTGCAGGAGCGTGACGGGCGCGAGACATTGATCCAGCTTGTGGGGCACGGACAGCACACAATGCCGTCAATCGTGAAGCCGTATCTTGACGAACTGGAATTCGACGTGAATGATGTTGCCAATCGCTGGTGGCCGATGGGTCGGTTAGCCGGTGTCGTTATCGATCCAAGGTTCTCATTCGGAGCACCGATAGTTGAGGACGTTGGCATTCGAACACGTACGCTCATCGAAACGTACGATGATGAACTCCCGCGGTACAAAGAACGGACTGTCGACCATGTGGCGTGGACATACACTATTAAAGCGATCCACGTTGAGTCGGCCCTGAGATTCAGAACGTGGCTGATGAACCCGATCGCAAACTAGTTTTCCTGTTCGACGAGAACATGCCAGCACGCCTAGCCCACGCCTTACGTGGGCTAGGCGAAAATTGCTTCCACGTTAGCGATCCTGAGATCAGGCTGAACAACACCCCGGATGAGGTCGTGTTGCGACACGCGGGGGAGCGCGGGTGGATCTACGTAGGACGCGATCATCGTATCCTGCACCTTCCCCACGAGCGAGCGGCACTGCGGGATCATAACATGGGGGCGTTTTTCCTCAATCAATCCCTCAATAAAAGCCTTTGCAGCATCACCACGGCCGTTTTCCGAAATTGGTCAGAGATGAAGCGCCTCTCGGACATATCGTCCCGCCCGTTTCTGTTTCTAATTCGGGAAACGAGTATCA
This genomic interval carries:
- a CDS encoding DUF5615 family PIN-like protein; its protein translation is MADEPDRKLVFLFDENMPARLAHALRGLGENCFHVSDPEIRLNNTPDEVVLRHAGERGWIYVGRDHRILHLPHERAALRDHNMGAFFLNQSLNKSLCSITTAVFRNWSEMKRLSDISSRPFLFLIRETSIKPLRKKNLGNPADEQRKRERHPKGEKAKDVTP